The genomic DNA CTAGCTAACGCTGATTCAGATTCTCAGCATTCTCGAGCACTCTTTTGCAATGTGACTTTGAAAAGTATTGTTTCTGCTTATTTACTCGAAACATAATATCCTTGATTTTTCCTGGCCTATTCAAAATTGTACAATCAATATCTGCAGAGTTTGGGATCGCCAGCcataaagcaggatctgatgcATCAATCTGTGGTGTGCAAATTTTCTCATTGCTCTTTCTGTCATGTGACTGATTATTCTTTATCATTTCTCTTCTTTTCATGTAAACcaagtttttctttttcactaCTCTCTTTTTCATGtgagccacattcttctttatcatcactctcTGTTTATGCCACGAGGAACACTGGGCAATTCTAcatcactttcctcacatttccattcctcgtattcaggtaaatctgctaattccttagCAATAGGATTTCCATCCTTTACACTTCACTCCTAAATTTATTCTGCAGTGGGATGATCGCTACTGCCTAAAGCCAGGTCTGTGTTGTTCTGTTTGaaatattttcccatcaaatttgccccttgctgcaaactagattgcaatTGAGATTTTTGCTTCCTAaactgagctcctgaaggcttctttGGGGACCATCTTTTAATTTTTATGGGGGAAAACAGATGGTATTAAGGAGATCAAAAGTCTATGTTCCACAGTCTTAGAACATCATTAAacatggcaaaagaagtaacagtatttcttttgtaTTGTTGCGTAGATAGGGATTCGACAaacatctcattaaatatgtcctttattggTTGCCACTTACATTCCTCAAGtcttaaaatacaaaaacactTTCACAATTCCATAATAGAACATGGTTCACAGTATTGCAGCTGGGTTTTCATTTAGTTCTTACATCTCACTGAATGACTGGCGACGCCCCAGGCCTTATATATCAGCGAGGGCTTGGCTGACAGCATTCTAGGAgcttcaaggaaaatgtagttctcaaagtatggaaggttccatgagattctacaaaggtccagaacagtctaggaggttagtgaaaaatgaatccacatttTACTGACCtcaacattttacttcaaacattctattttcccttttgtaccTAACTACACAAATAGCACCCCAGGTGATTGCCTGGGTCATCTGGCCctacttttaggtgcctaaatatggactttgCCTCATTTCACACATCCATTTTTTCAGGATCTTAGCCATTGTGCCTGCAGCCACTGCCTGCTACCACCCAAAGTACAATTCTGGTTCAATAGttccaacaacaaaaacacttaaTTGGCTGGAACTATCTATATATaacaatttaaatggaaaatgcaaaGATTTTCTTAAGATGGAAAATTTTTAATGCAATCTTGCACTGATTTGCATCCACTTCACTGCAGCTGCATCTCTGTTGTGATAGTGGAACCTATCTGCTGACAGAGTCTGCTTTTaggagagagagtgtgtcatAGCTGTCAGTCTATTAACAACTAACATCCTTTCTGGAATTATGGGAAGGCTTTATTGCCTTTGGCCAGAGTCATGCTGAGATGTTGAGACAGTGTGATGCATTTGTAGTCCTTGTTTGGACTAATTTGGGGAATTACGGCTTCTGTTGATCATTATACAATATAGCATGACGTTCCGAGATATAAATATTTTCCAGGCAAGTCAatctttatatattaaaattgaaACTGAATTTTGAAGCATGAGGCCTTCAGGGAGCTTGTGAAAACTATGCAGAAAAATCTGATGCTTGTGGACtcaggcttttgaaaatcttttatgGCTGTATTGTGCAATAGGAGTGACCTATGACTAGTATCCAGGGCTGCCCTAAATAGAATAAATGACAATAGTCCAATCTGAATATGAAGGAGCAATAATTAaaattagtaataataaaaatcagGAAAGCAGATGAATAGAAAAATGTCTGTGAAGTAGGTCACAGCAATGAGGAAGAGGATATACAAATAAAAGGCAGGAGAAAGGAGTAGATCATCACAAATGTAATAGAATCTTTCTGAGATTTGCGTGCCAACAAACACACCTGAGTCTTCCACGTTCAATAGCTGAAAACATCTCCCATCTTTTAGTTTGATACAAAGGCAGGACAGCAGAGGCCCTGATAAGATACCAGAAGCCTGGCACTTCAGTGAGGCATTTTCTTCTGGAACAATTTCTCCTGAAGCTTCAGAAGCTGAGCAAGCATTAGTGACCAAAGGCAAGGACCATGTTTCCtgtaattattattgttttgatCATTTTAGGAATTGAGTTCATTACAGGGATTATAGCAAACGGATTGATGATTATTGTGAATTTCAGTGAATGGATCAGAAACAGAGAACTGACCTGTTGTGACATTATTCTGACTAACCTGAGCATCTCCAGATTTTTCCTACAGTGCACAATAATCATTAACAATATCTtatttcaactacctgaaggcaTTGATGAATGGTGTGCTATGTTGAGACCATCGACTGCTTTCTGGATGTTTCTAAATACTCTTAATCTATGGTTTGCCACCCTGCTCAGTGTCTTCTACTGCGTGAAGATCGCCAACTTCAGCCAACCTCTCTTCCTCTGGTTGAAGCAGAGAATATCAGGGCTAGTGCCACAGCTACTCATGGGATCCTTTCTGGTCTCCTTGGTCACCTGTTTCCCTTCAATCAATGCCATAGAAAGTAAGTACATAGACCATTCAATGAATAATCTATCAGGAAACACCACCCAGGAATGTCAACATAAATTTGATTTATCTTCTGGCTTCTTTATTTTGTCCATGCTTGGATATTGCACTCCCttcattatatttattatttcctCCATGCTGTTAATCACTTCACTGTGGAAACACAGCAAGAGGATGGAAAAAACCACAAGCAGCTCCAGGGACACCATTACTGAAGCTCATGTCAGAGCAATTAAAGGACTGAtcactttcattttcttctaCATTTCTTATTTTGTGGCACTGCTAATGTTTTTGTTACAATTATCTACCATCAGCTCCTACTATTTATGGTCAGTGATAATGAGTGCTTATCCTTCTGGGCActctattattttaattttggatAATCTCAAACTGAAGAGGGTAGCAGTGAGGGCTTTGCACTATGCTGGTTGCAGGCTGAGAGATGCTGTTTCATAAAACTGCTCATGATGAAACTCCACAAAGACATCCCCTTCTCCTCTCTATGTATCTATCAAATATTTTCCCCTACTTCAGCATCCACTAAGATTACAAGATTTTTATGAAGAGCTTTGCTTCTTGTGGATAGTGGTAAAGGACCATGTTAAACTTAGGGTGGctgattcttttttcttaaatgtttgtgAATGAATAACTCTTGGAGGTCAAGGGCAAACTCCTCTTGATTGTGAGCTAGATTTCCTGAGATTGAGGAGTGGAAGAGCCCCTGAATGGGTACAAATATCCAGTCATGCTGGGGTCCTAAAATGAGAGAGGTGGACTGGACCTCCACCTTCCATATCCAAGTTGCAAGATCTCTACAATCCCAGATGCCTGCAGTGACTTCCTAATGATCTTGAGGGTCTTGATGTGAAAAGACAAGAACATCACAttaacaaatgaaaacaaaagatggcctagaggatctggccctgttgtGATGAATGGTGCTAGAGGCTGCCTCCAGGTGAGTCTTTGATCCAGAGACAATCACAGATCTAGTTTAAAGTCAATGGGTATGCTAAGCATTCTTTCAACCTCTACTGAAAATTAATCAAGTCCCTTTAGATACTAAATAACTACAAACAAAGGATGGACTAATCAAGGCATATTGCAAGTCATACTTAAATTTTGTGGGCTGAAGAGTTGCCCTGATTGCAAATGCAGGGTGTAAGATTTTGGTTCTGCAGCCTGTCTGTGCTAGGGGCACAAAGCCAGGAGAAAGCATGGAGAAGCAGTTGTTAGTATGACCTTgacaagaagcagagagagagtgtttCTGTGGCACAAAACTTACTGGAGTGGCAGACCTGGGGAATTTTGAGCCAGGAAACTGCCCGAagttctttgttcctactgtaTTCAGGGGAACAGGAATTTGTATATCGTTCTGTAAATAAACCAGATTACACTAAACAATATCACCTAGCTTGGACACCAATTTTTCATCCTAATGAAAACAACCTGGCAAGGCcctgaatattggctaactgTTCGTGCCACTTGGGCAAAATtggtgctgggagagagcagctGAACCCAGTGGGAACAGATAATGAAGGTGCTCACGAAATTACAGCAAATCAATATCAAATTGAGATTTAATGCTAgccaaaagaaattaaaacaaaagctgGAGATGTCCCAGAAGGAACTAAAACAAGAGCTGGAGATATTAAGTAAGATCTGTAAGGCTACTAGAAAGAACTGAGAAATGACCTGGAGTCAGAAATAAAAACTTTTCTGGAGCAGCAGCTAGAAAATTCCCAGCCTTGATGTAAGAAACCAAAATATAACCTAGAGAAagaattcaaaatgtttcagaccACTGTGAACATCTGCCTCCTGGATGAGGAATTAGGCCAGTCAGAGAGCTTTGGTACCTTACAGTACTTTTCTACCCCATTTCTAACCCACAGAGGCCCAGCAAGGAGAAGTCTGCTGGTTCCAGCTCAAATAATACAAAAGCCCATTATCTCTGAGAGAACAAATCCTTGTGAGTCTTATTTGGCCCAGTCAAATGTCATAGCCCCAATGAATGgttggagagaaggagagagagcaagTTTTCTGACCGCCAACTTGAGTGGCCAGCTCTGATGTTGCAGCAGAATTTACCCTGGAAAATAGACTATGTTGTCTGGATTTGTTACAAACTCTTGACAAGCAGTTTGGAGCCAGACAGCAGTCTGAGCTGGCAAGGCACAGTTGAGGGCTagaagaagggggaaagaagagacTTGAGACAGAGGACCCATGGAGACTTGTGTTCCTGGAATATCCAGGTACCAGTGAGGACTTCCAGTACAAGTTAGTAGTGGACCTGTTCATAAAAGCTCGGCTGAACTTTTGCCTGCAGTTGAAGATCATGAATGTGTAATAGGAGCCGTGGAAGTCACAGGAATGGTGGACGTGGGCTCAAATGTAACAGTTAGTTATTAACTCAGGTATGCTAAAAAGGCTAGGAAGCAGGGGATCCAGAACTCAGACGTGCCTGATCTCAGATAGAGACAGGAACTGGGGAACAGATACCTAtccaaaaatggggaaaattgGATTTCAGAAGTGGACCTCTGGGATGGAGTATAAAATCTGGATAACCAAGATAGTGGATTAGCCAATGATTTGTTTGGATTCTGCTATGTACAATAACTGTAAAAATTGTAGCAAATTCAGTGTTTTGCAAATTCAATCTGTAGAAATTCCCTTTTAAAGATGGGTTTTGATGAAACAAATTACTTGTAGACAATTGATTTGCAGAGAACAAGTTGTCGTACCCCTATGGAGTAGAAACCTTAACGAATTTTCTAGCAAGGAAAAGATATATGGAATAGTTGAAACCTGCTTTGAGACGTAGCATCTTGGGGGAATTTTATTTGGTAAAGATCCTGTGATTTCTCTCTGTTCATTGAATGTTTGTAACTCACAGATGGGGTCAGAGTTTTGTGGGGCTCTGCTGCTATTATAGACCGTTTATTTGTGAATTCACCAATATTGGGAAACATTGCATAGGCTGAGTGAGAAAACAGAACCATTTTGATGATTGACAGAGTGTGATTTGGCATTTCCAGAACTGAAAGGGATCCTTGTGACTGCTCCTCTCTTAGCCTGTTCATGTTTCCAAACCCCTTTTATATTGCATATGGATATTAGTGCTCACAGACTGGCAGTCGTATTGACAGAAGAATATAAGGACCATCTGAGAAGGTGCCAGGGGAACAGAATTTCAGCTTGACTGTCCCAGAGCCTGAAAGTGTAGCTGTGGAACTGAGGCTGGAAGAATTGTGACATTCATAAATTCCCCATAAGGATAGAGTGTGAGAAATCTGTTGCAACTTAGCGACTTGACAGAAATTCTCCCAAAATGCGGAGTTTCAGTCAGGTAACCCATTTAATCTTATTATTTGTAATCTAGAACTGCTTGAATCAATCTGCCTTCTAAACACTATTCAGGTGCTTAAGAAGAAATAGTTGATCTGAAACTCTCTCTCATGTTCAGAGTTGTTAGTTGAATTGTTCCGGCTCCTTACTGTGGCCACATAATGCCTGGCACCTCAACACAGGAATAAATCCAGATCACTTCATAATAGCGAGGAAAATAGCTTATGTTGCCACTTCCTGTAATGTTTAGTCATTAAACTTTCACTAACAGAACAGTGTTGTGGTTCTCAGGAGTGGTGCAGCACACACTGATTAGGATTTGCACGCATGAGGTTGCTTTATATCTGACAGCTCCATGGGATAAGTGTGAATGATCTGAACAATATAATATTGAAGAACATCAAGCACCTGCTCTCTCTAGTGACCAATAGTAAAAATTGCAGGCTTCTCTGTATAGTGCAATTATTATATGGCAGATGAAGCTAAATTTCTGCTCTGAATTACACCAGAGGAAATATGGAGTatttgcactgaaatcagtggagttattccagattaacAGCAATAACTGAAGCAGAATCTGTTTCGATGTCTTTAAATTTGGGACTTTATTGTGCTGGTCAAATGTGTATGGTTAATGAATTTTCTATTCTGCAACACTTACACAAGCAGGGTAAGGGGGCAGCATTGGACAGAATGGCTGGCTGTGCTCTCCCCACCATGACAAAGCTCTGAGGAACAGGAAGGAGGATAGGGGACACACGGGGACATGCCCAGACGTTGGAATCTCCTGGGATTGCTCAGGTTCTAGAGTTCAGACACAAAGAGCTGAGCAAACATTGTCTGGGCAAACCCCATAGGCAGGCTGCAGGTTATGCAGGGGGGTGAGATGGGGGATGGCAGGCAGTAGCCAACAGAGTGTGGATCTCCCCTAGAGGTAGAATGTAACAGATCAAACACTTTTGGGTCCAGCtcagagacagagacaaaggCCATTGAAAAAGTTCCTCCTGCGAAAGGGTGAGAGGTATGCAGTATGGTGACACTCTGCAGGTAACAGAAACTGGAGGAACCGAGGCACAATCTAGTTGGCTGCGGACATTATTGAAACTAAGCTGGGAGATCAAAATGGGAGGCGGAGGGAACTGAGATGCATTTTGGGATGGCTGCAGCCAAGATTCGAGCAAAAACGGGGAGCAAAATGTTTCCATCTCAGTTCTGCACAaataactgttctgttcatttttcaTAACCACTAGATGACAAAATAAGAAGATATGGTAAAATCAATccagattctctctctcacattggTACTGTTGGAAATATGGAGAGAAATTTTATTTGCATTGCAAATATTGATAATGTTTAAACTGTTTGTTGTTCCAAAAGCTTTAGATGGATCTTCACAGATTCAAAGCCctgaagggatcattgtgatcatctagtgtggcCTCCTCTATAACACAAGTCGTAGAACAtactcaaaataattcctagagtatctcttttagaaaaacatccagtcttgtttTACACTGTGTCATGGATCTAGAATCCACTAGAATCCTTAGGAAATTGTTCTATTGGTTACTTAtactcattgttaaaaaaaaaatgttttcttctacatcttcttccaggtcttcttttgtgctgttttctttcattcttgattttttaatcaaatgttgcatggtaccaagtcaaatgccttccagaagtctgagtatattatgtcaacaatATTATGTTTGTCAACAGAACTTGTCATCTCATCAAATAAAGATAccaagttaatttgacaggatctattttccacaaaTCCACCTTGATTTCCATTATCTTCCTTGAATTccttattaatcaagtcccataccagctgctccaccaTCTTGCCTGGAATTGATGTCAGGTTGACAGTCCTACAATTACCTAGGTGTAGCAGATCACCACTCACTgatgtggcacctcctgctggttgtcctgggaattagctcttgtccagCCCGAAGCAACCGCTGAatgccagtgtctcacctgctttaggcccccgtgtccctctcaGACTCCAGTGTCCCtttcctcagggttctgcccctaGCACTCTCTGGGTCttccttctctggggaacccccaagccTCTCACCCACCTTACCTCAGTGGCTCCTGCcaatcatcatctagcccctttCTCAAGGAGCAGACTGCAGTTcataatggccactcatcactagGAGCAGGCAAACTAAACTTAATACACTAATGAAACTGGTTACACGtaagttctcaccctaaatgtggttctaataatcttcttcacAGACCAGACACTGTTCTAGCCTGGGTCCAGTTCCTTCCCCCAGTTAGTTATTTCCACAGTCATCTTGGGTGAGGTAGTAGGGGAAAACTGATGACCAGCTTACCTaactccccacccttaaataggatttgcataaggtGGGAGTCCTTTGTTTTAGTTTGACCCCCCCACCCAGCTTCTCATGGAAAAGTACAGAATTCAAAATGGGTTCCTGTAGAGAGGCCTTATTggaaagcccctgccccagcctagcagaagggaccactggacccAGGAACCAAATGAATATGGGGAACAACTAATAAAAAACAGGGATCAGAGTGATGGTCACAGGTTCAAAACAAGGGTACCAGATGGGGACATTGAGCAGAGGATCCTGGACAGTGCCTACTTctcctcaaaggtgtctaggAAGCCAGCGGATGCTGCCCAGTGGAACTCTGCCCAGAGGCATGAGACCAGGGAagaacggaaataggccccacagtcgcagagcaTCCCCTCCTCCAACATCCTCCTCCTGATATTGTAGCTGGTGACTTTGGTCAGAGCCAGAAGGAGGTTGACGAGGAGGTCTCGCAACTTTGTGGAACCCAGATAGGGTGTGCGAAAATGAACAGGTATGAGAAAAAGTGCATCTAGAACCTCAACAAGAGGTTCTGAAGGAGCCGAAATAGGGGTTGCAACCTGGCGCATTCAAGGTAGGTGTGCGCCAAGTTCTTCCTCGCACCACAGAAGGCGCAGGCCTCAGGTATGGGGGTGAACCGCACCAGATACATGCCAgtgctcatggctccatgaaggagcaGTCGACTGATGTCCCCAGCAGGCCGTGGGACCAAGGTGGAATaaaggctggcccaccggggctcctcaccctccacagGTGGTAAATACTCCTGCCATTTAGTGTTGGGGTGGGACAAGAGGATGAGGAAATGCAATGTATGAAGCATGAGCATGTACAATTGGTCCCTGGATGCAGTTCGGAAGTGAACCGGCTTCCAAACTGGCTCAGAGCTGGCTCAGAGTGTGGGAGTGGGAAGGCTGGGGGAGCTCGCAGAACAGGAGCCTGATTAAAAAGGTCTGGAGGGCCCGGGGTGAGCGATGGGCAGGGAAGCCCTCTCACAAAGCCCACCACAGGAAGACAAGAGAAAGGGGTGACAAGGCAGCACCCACCTCCTGGAATATGTGCAGTGGGGTTAGAAGAGTGGCGAGCCCCATGCGCCGACTGAGCACACGGGAATCCACCCAGTCCCTCCTGTCATAGTCCAAGAGGTCTCCGACCCTAGTGatttctgccaggaccaacctccagTGCCTTGAGGGAGACTCTGCCACCTGAACATGGTAGTAGGGGCTCCGCAAGGAGGTCTGCCCCCTCGGTGGCCACAACGGACCTCGTCGccgaaaagagcttccaggtctggaggaggtcctggcAGAAGACCAGCAGCTCTGAGAGGTCTCGCGGAAAACACTGCAGGTGAAGCAAAAAGAGCTGCCAGTCATGTCCTAACACTCAGAGGCAGCGGAGGAAGGCATGCGCCAATGTGCTCCAcgctggactacctgcaccataaaggagTCTGTGCAGGGCCTGGAAGTGGAAGACCTGGACCTGGCTATGAAGGCAGACAAGGCCCTGtactccctcctccaggggaagACTCAGGACCCCTGCAGAAACCCAGTGCAGTCCTGACCAGAAGAACTCCAGGGCTGTCCTCTGGAGCCTGGCCAGGATCACCGGGACTGGGCTCAGGGTGTTGAGCCAGTGCCAGAGCATGGAAAGGACTAACTGGTTCATCACCAGTGCTCTCTCTCACAGGGAGAGacaccggagtagtcctgtccatctTCGCAGCCGCTCACCTACCCTGGCCTCCAAATCCTGCCATTTCTCCAGCAGAGAAGggtgcgtggcagaaaggtaaacgctgAGATAGTGCAGGAGACCTGCGCTCCCCCGGATGGCTTGAAGCCCGTGTGGGAGGGCGCtagaccaccaggccagagctcttgacccagttgactcgGGTGGAGGAGGGCGTCAAGTAAACAGTCTGGCAGGCCTCCATCTGCAGTAGGTTGCCCGAGTCCTGGACCTTGAGGAGTACGTTGTTGGCATACGCCAACAGGACCAGCCGCAACTCCGGCTCTCGAAGCATCAACCCTGTCAACCTCCGGcacaggagacagaggaaggactCGATCGCCAGAGCATACAGCTGCCCcaagagggggcacccctgccccactccccgccTGAAGCTGACCGATTCGGTTAGgatccagttgagcctgaccagacactcgtCCTCAGCGTACAGCACCCTGGCCTTTTCACGCATCTCCCCCAGATCCATGACAGGTGTGCTGTCCTCTGCCAGGAGACATGCTTTTTGGCCCCCCTCTTTCTACTGTGCGTGGAAGATGCCGGAGCTGCGATCCTTCTCCCGAAGGAGATGGATGGATGCTGGATTGAACTAAGGTACCCCGGGCCTGATGGTCCTCCAGGGCTTGGAGCTCTTCCTGCTTCTCCCAGTACACTGTGCAGAGGGGTGGATCCTCAGGGCCAGAGGCCAGAACCCCTCTCTAGCTCTATGACCTCCTGCTCCAACTGCCCTGTCACCGCTTCCCTGCACTGGCTGGTGCCCCGGGTGTAGTCCCGGCAGAAGAGCCGTGCACGCACTATCCCCAAGTCCCACCACCACTCTGCCGAGGGAAAGGCGAGCCGCTGCCcccgccaggccagccagaactcctggaaggaCTCCATGAAGCCCACGTCTTCCAGCAAACTCACTGAAATGCCAGTaggccagccccagcctctctgaATTGAGAGGCCATCACGGTCACCAAGTGGTGATCCGTGAATAGAATTGGCTGAATGCCGGAAGCTTGGGCCCATGCCAGATGGAAACGGGATAAATAAATTCGGTTCATCCGGGAGTGGTGTGACTGATTGTCCTCCACCCAGACATAGGTGAAGATGGTATCATCGTTCAGGTGGTGGTcacgccagacgtccaccagggagtaaTGGTCCACAATCTCCCTGAGGACGCCCATGGCGGCCTGGGAACTCCTGGTTCCTGAGTGGTCTTCATTTGGTTCCTTGGTTCCTGGAAGTCCCCCCAAGACTTGAGGGTGAGCTGTACCTTGCCCTTCAAGCCACGGGTGTCTGTTAGGAAGTCGCGCGGCTCATCCTTCAGTGCAGAGGGGGATGCAGCAGCCAACCCGCTGCTGTCCTCCAGTGGGGCCCCTGAGAGATCCTTGAGGCCTGTGGAGACAGGCAAACAAGGGGCCAAGCTGCACCAGACAGCCCGTCTCCATCCTCAGCAAGGAAGAAGGCGGCAGAGGCGGCAGAGGGAAGGCGGGTTTTGTGTCTCCCCCTATACTGTTGGGAAGGGGAGACACAAAACCTGCCCCaagggttgtctgtgggcagcgGAAATGAGACAATCTCAGGGGGGAAATAActtgggaggtggaggggagaggggcaggaggagctcTGGAAGCAGAAGCGAGGCGAGGAGTGggattggggcagggagcaggaactgaggctgggagaggagcagaggtgggagcaggaacaggggTAGGGATAGGGCAGGGACAAAGGTGGGTGTTGGGTCCCTAGCAGCTTGGCTGCTGGAGTGCGGCTTCTCTTGACCgggcctcagggcaggagggaggcctTCGCCGATGCTGGGCACAGGCATCACTGCAAGCACATAACCCGCAGCCATGGCGTCAGGCATGGTCATGTCTTCATCGGGGCCCCACTTCGGAGGGAAGGCTAACTGTTCTGTCCGGGTGGTGAAGGGTGCATCCACAGGCTTGGGGCCCGGCCACTCGGCATCGGCCATCACTCAGAGAGACCAGGCAACCGCACATGGGGTGCTATCCGTGGCCCAGCAGACAGGTAGGGCCAGGGGTGCCCCAAGGACAAGAGGGGGGATGACagtgtggggtgaggggcagggaggaggagggggcagcagggctaaGCCGCCACCTAGAACTCCCGCAGAGGCCTCTTCAGGGGGAGATTTGACAAGGGGGGCAGGATCCCCTCCGTCCACTGCTATGATATCCATagtcagtgcctcctgctgggctctGTCCAGGGGTGCAGTGGAAGGATTAGCAGCATCAGCCCCCCACAGCATCTTTCAGGGGGCCTCCTTTCCCTCAT from Chelonoidis abingdonii isolate Lonesome George chromosome 3, CheloAbing_2.0, whole genome shotgun sequence includes the following:
- the LOC116832760 gene encoding taste receptor type 2 member 8-like, whose protein sequence is MFPVIIIVLIILGIEFITGIIANGLMIIVNFSEWIRNRELTCCDIILTNLSISRFFLQCTIIINNILFQLPEGIDEWCAMLRPSTAFWMFLNTLNLWFATLLSVFYCVKIANFSQPLFLWLKQRISGLVPQLLMGSFLVSLVTCFPSINAIESKYIDHSMNNLSGNTTQECQHKFDLSSGFFILSMLGYCTPFIIFIISSMLLITSLWKHSKRMEKTTSSSRDTITEAHVRAIKGLITFIFFYISYFVALLMFLLQLSTISSYYLWSVIMSAYPSGHSIILILDNLKLKRVAVRALHYAGCRLRDAVS